One window of the Acaryochloris sp. CCMEE 5410 genome contains the following:
- a CDS encoding pitrilysin family protein: MTISSTPDLRHVLTKDVNKTILDNGLTILLKEVHTAPVVSVQVWYRVGSRNEALGLNGITHQLEHLMFKGTHSRPIQFGKLFSALGSASNAFTSYDMTAYYGTVGSDKLETLLILEADRMQNVTLTAEHLASEKRVVISELQGYENSPDYRLSKAVMQQAFPESNYGLSVGGNKSDVEQFTLDQVQEYYQTYYQPSNATLVITGDFDERTVLEQIQTYFGPIPSRPVATAPTPMSVVTKTAPSAPIVLKEPGSAPLLDAVYPIPDAQHPDIPALEILDSILSAGRNSRFYPALIESGLATNAHAYVASLMDGGWYNISVTAAAGELSEIDQVVEATLEQLRSQPINLEELERAKTQVKAGFILSNREIENQASQLAYNQIVTNDHCFSDRYLKGIEAVTPADVQRVAQTYLTPTQRTVGLFEPTQLEGQPMPASIPATQTAENFTPSEPVDPAQVAKYLPDLATSAGSDTQSLPERWVLDNGLTVLLLEDHSTPTVTLSGHIQAGNQWDYLTLGGVASMTADNLMSGTTSKDDLAIAKALENRGASLDFLSLREGVDVSGYALSPDLPVVLETLADVLQHATFPQQLLDLSRQRMLTHLQLELDDPGALARRTFQQKIYAQDHPFHGFPTANSLKNISREGILRFYEQHYRPDNMILTLVGDFEGAELRSHLNRTLGQWQNLQSSTPLNFPEPQMPPTIQRVNAPLPGKTQVVTYMGYPGIERHHSLYYAAMLLNQIIGGDTLSSRLGTEIRDRKGLTYGIYSYFAAGLHAGPFAVQMQTSPEDTQTAISSTLALLKQVKAKGITQSELDTAQRSILNSYPVDLADPDILAQRFLMNEVLGLPIEEIRHLPQRIGAVTMAEINQAIEAFIHPDRMVIVSAGPVDAIRS, translated from the coding sequence GTGACTATTTCTAGTACCCCTGACCTACGACATGTGTTGACCAAAGATGTCAACAAAACAATCCTGGACAATGGCTTAACAATCTTACTGAAGGAAGTGCATACGGCACCGGTCGTCAGTGTGCAAGTGTGGTATCGAGTGGGTTCCCGCAATGAGGCATTAGGGCTCAATGGCATAACCCACCAGCTAGAACACTTGATGTTTAAGGGCACCCACTCTCGTCCAATCCAATTTGGCAAACTCTTCAGCGCCCTGGGCAGTGCCTCCAACGCCTTTACCAGCTATGACATGACCGCCTATTACGGCACCGTGGGTAGCGACAAATTAGAAACCTTGCTGATCCTGGAAGCCGACCGGATGCAGAACGTAACACTGACGGCTGAACATCTGGCCAGTGAGAAGCGTGTCGTGATTTCAGAGCTGCAGGGCTATGAGAATAGTCCTGACTATCGCCTGAGTAAAGCCGTGATGCAGCAGGCTTTTCCAGAGTCCAACTATGGGTTGTCAGTTGGAGGAAACAAGTCGGACGTGGAGCAATTTACCCTAGACCAAGTGCAGGAATATTACCAAACCTATTACCAGCCGAGTAATGCCACGTTGGTGATCACGGGGGATTTTGACGAACGTACGGTTCTAGAACAAATTCAGACCTACTTTGGTCCCATTCCTAGTCGTCCAGTCGCAACGGCCCCGACACCCATGTCCGTGGTTACAAAAACTGCCCCCTCAGCGCCGATTGTATTGAAAGAACCTGGCAGCGCCCCTCTGCTAGATGCGGTCTACCCCATCCCTGATGCCCAGCATCCCGATATTCCGGCCCTAGAGATTTTGGATTCCATTCTATCGGCTGGGCGCAATTCACGGTTTTATCCCGCCTTAATTGAGTCTGGCTTAGCCACGAATGCCCATGCCTATGTTGCCTCCCTGATGGATGGGGGTTGGTACAACATTTCGGTGACCGCTGCTGCAGGGGAACTGTCAGAAATTGATCAGGTGGTGGAGGCAACCCTGGAGCAACTGCGGAGCCAGCCCATTAACCTTGAAGAGCTGGAACGAGCCAAAACTCAGGTCAAGGCTGGCTTTATTCTCAGTAACCGCGAGATTGAGAATCAGGCGAGCCAGTTGGCCTACAACCAAATTGTCACCAATGATCACTGCTTTAGCGATCGCTATCTAAAGGGGATTGAAGCGGTGACCCCTGCTGATGTGCAGCGAGTCGCTCAGACCTATCTCACCCCTACCCAGAGAACGGTTGGTTTATTCGAGCCCACGCAGCTAGAGGGTCAGCCCATGCCTGCGAGCATTCCCGCCACCCAAACGGCAGAGAACTTTACGCCAAGCGAGCCGGTGGATCCGGCTCAGGTCGCTAAATATCTACCGGACTTGGCCACCTCTGCTGGCTCTGACACCCAATCTTTGCCGGAGCGGTGGGTCTTAGATAATGGTCTAACGGTGCTGTTACTCGAGGATCACAGTACGCCCACGGTGACCCTGAGTGGTCATATTCAGGCTGGCAATCAGTGGGATTATCTGACTTTGGGCGGGGTGGCCAGCATGACGGCGGACAACCTGATGAGTGGCACGACGAGCAAAGATGATCTAGCCATTGCTAAAGCCTTAGAAAATCGCGGGGCCAGTTTAGATTTTCTATCCCTGCGAGAAGGCGTTGATGTCTCGGGCTATGCCTTATCTCCTGACCTCCCCGTGGTGCTAGAGACCTTGGCAGACGTCCTGCAGCATGCGACCTTCCCTCAACAGCTGTTGGATTTATCTCGTCAGCGCATGCTGACCCACCTGCAGTTAGAGCTAGATGATCCAGGGGCGCTAGCCCGACGGACCTTTCAGCAAAAAATTTATGCCCAAGACCATCCGTTTCATGGGTTCCCCACAGCCAATAGCCTGAAAAACATCAGCAGAGAAGGAATTTTGCGGTTTTATGAGCAGCATTATCGTCCCGACAATATGATTTTGACCTTGGTGGGAGATTTTGAGGGTGCGGAGTTGCGATCGCACCTCAACCGAACCCTAGGCCAATGGCAAAATCTCCAGAGTTCTACCCCGCTCAACTTTCCTGAACCTCAGATGCCTCCTACGATCCAGCGAGTGAATGCACCTCTACCGGGCAAAACTCAAGTGGTGACCTATATGGGCTATCCCGGTATTGAACGCCACCATTCTCTCTACTATGCAGCCATGCTTCTGAACCAGATTATCGGAGGCGATACGTTATCGAGTCGTTTAGGTACTGAAATCCGCGATCGCAAAGGACTCACCTACGGCATCTACAGCTATTTTGCCGCCGGACTCCATGCAGGTCCCTTTGCCGTACAGATGCAAACATCCCCCGAAGATACTCAAACTGCGATTTCCAGTACCCTCGCCTTACTCAAACAAGTGAAAGCAAAAGGAATTACTCAGTCCGAGCTAGACACAGCCCAGCGCTCCATCCTCAACAGCTATCCCGTTGATCTGGCTGATCCCGATATTCTGGCCCAGCGGTTTTTGATGAATGAAGTCCTGGGCTTACCCATCGAAGAAATCCGTCACCTTCCCCAACGCATCGGCGCTGTCACCATGGCCGAGATTAATCAGGCCATTGAAGCCTTTATCCATCCTGACCGAATGGTTATCGTTTCTGCTGGTCCCGTGGATGCCATTCGGAGCTAG